The Peribacillus sp. FSL P2-0133 genome has a segment encoding these proteins:
- a CDS encoding proline dehydrogenase, with protein sequence MEAITRDFFLFLSKNNLLNNIAKKSGGNFAAGKIIGGTDFQSSIKFIKQLNNSGLSVTVDHLGEFVDSKEVTQERTAECIETIEMISREKLDSQVSLKMTSLGLDIDHKLVIENMTKILDTAEKHKVMVTIDMEDEVRCQATIDIFRQFKEKYSCISTVLQAYLFRTEKDLEDLGQYKPFLRLVKGAYKESAEVAFPEKNDVDENYKKLIKQSLLNGNYTAIASHDDKIIEYTKELAKKFDIPNTQFEFQMLYGMRNKTQYELVKQGYKMRVYVPYGLDWYGYFMRRLAERPSNIAFAFKGMVRS encoded by the coding sequence GGGACTTTTTCTTATTTTTATCTAAAAATAATCTGCTTAATAATATTGCTAAAAAAAGCGGAGGAAATTTCGCTGCCGGAAAGATCATTGGGGGAACTGATTTCCAAAGTTCCATTAAATTCATTAAACAACTTAACAATAGCGGCTTGTCTGTTACAGTAGACCATCTTGGGGAATTCGTTGATTCTAAGGAAGTGACTCAGGAACGGACGGCAGAATGCATCGAAACCATCGAAATGATCAGCAGGGAAAAACTTGATTCACAGGTTTCTCTGAAGATGACTTCTCTGGGACTTGATATCGATCATAAACTCGTGATTGAGAATATGACGAAAATTCTTGATACAGCCGAAAAACATAAAGTCATGGTCACGATCGATATGGAAGATGAAGTTCGCTGTCAGGCAACTATCGATATCTTTAGGCAGTTCAAAGAAAAATACAGCTGCATAAGTACTGTTCTACAAGCATATTTATTCCGCACAGAGAAAGATTTGGAGGACCTTGGCCAATATAAGCCATTCCTGCGTCTCGTAAAGGGTGCCTACAAGGAATCTGCCGAGGTGGCTTTTCCCGAAAAGAATGATGTAGACGAAAACTATAAAAAGTTGATTAAGCAAAGTCTTCTTAACGGAAATTATACGGCCATTGCCTCACATGATGACAAAATCATCGAATATACAAAAGAGCTGGCTAAGAAGTTCGACATCCCGAATACACAATTCGAATTTCAAATGCTTTATGGCATGAGAAACAAAACTCAATACGAATTGGTCAAGCAAGGTTACAAAATGCGCGTCTATGTGCCATATGGTCTGGATTGGTATGGATACTTCATGAGAAGGCTTGCAGAAAGGCCATCCAATATTGCCTTTGCCTTCAAAGGGATGGTCAGAAGCTAA
- the pruA gene encoding L-glutamate gamma-semialdehyde dehydrogenase, producing MISYKHEPFVDFTNEENKKAYQEALQTVEGYLGQDYPLYIGAEKVTTDEKIVSYNPADKQEVIGRVSKANRDLAEKAMQEAVTAFESWKKVKPEIRADVLFKAAAIIRRRKHEFSALLTKEAGKPWNEADADTAEAIDFLEFYARQMLTLKDGVPVQSRPGEFNRYDYIPLGVGIIISPWNFPFAIMAGTAVAAIVTGNTILLKPASTTPIVAAKFVEVMLEAGLPAGVLNFVPGSGAEVGDYLVDHPKTRFISFTGSRDVGLRIYKRASEVNEGQIWLKRVIAEMGGKDTIVVDKEADLELAAQSIVKSAFGFSGQKCSACSRAVIVEDVYDQVLDRAVELTKQLTVGNPVENHFMGPVIDQAAFDKIMSYIEIGNQEGRILTGGEGDSSKGYFVQPTIVADVDPQARLMQEEIFGPVVAFTKAKDFNEALEIANNTEYGLTGAVITTNRLNMEKAREEFHVGNLYFNRGCTGAIVGYQPFGGFNMSGTDSKAGGPDYLQLHMQAKTTSETF from the coding sequence ATGATTTCATATAAACACGAACCATTTGTTGATTTTACAAACGAGGAAAATAAAAAAGCATATCAGGAAGCACTTCAAACTGTTGAAGGCTACTTAGGGCAAGACTACCCTCTTTATATCGGGGCAGAGAAAGTGACGACTGATGAGAAAATCGTTTCATATAATCCTGCAGATAAGCAAGAGGTCATCGGCCGAGTATCGAAAGCGAACAGAGATCTTGCTGAAAAAGCCATGCAGGAAGCTGTAACCGCTTTTGAAAGCTGGAAAAAAGTGAAGCCGGAAATCCGTGCTGACGTTTTGTTCAAAGCGGCTGCCATCATTCGCAGACGCAAGCATGAGTTCTCTGCGTTATTGACGAAAGAAGCGGGAAAACCTTGGAATGAGGCTGATGCGGATACAGCGGAAGCGATCGATTTCCTTGAATTCTATGCCCGTCAAATGCTGACGCTTAAAGATGGTGTGCCTGTTCAAAGCCGTCCGGGTGAATTTAACCGCTATGATTACATTCCATTAGGGGTAGGCATCATCATTTCTCCTTGGAACTTCCCATTTGCGATCATGGCAGGTACAGCTGTTGCCGCTATCGTTACTGGTAACACAATCCTGTTGAAACCAGCTTCGACTACTCCTATCGTTGCTGCGAAATTCGTTGAAGTGATGCTAGAAGCCGGCCTTCCAGCAGGTGTATTGAATTTCGTTCCAGGAAGCGGAGCCGAGGTGGGCGACTACCTGGTTGATCATCCTAAAACACGTTTCATTTCCTTCACAGGTTCACGTGATGTAGGTCTGCGCATTTACAAACGTGCTTCTGAAGTGAACGAAGGCCAAATTTGGCTGAAGCGTGTCATTGCCGAAATGGGCGGAAAAGATACGATCGTCGTCGACAAAGAGGCAGATCTTGAATTGGCCGCTCAATCGATCGTGAAATCTGCATTTGGCTTCTCGGGACAAAAATGTTCTGCTTGCTCCCGTGCTGTCATCGTGGAAGACGTATACGATCAAGTATTAGATCGCGCTGTTGAATTAACAAAACAACTAACAGTTGGTAATCCTGTAGAAAATCATTTCATGGGACCAGTTATCGATCAAGCTGCTTTTGACAAAATCATGAGCTATATTGAAATCGGGAACCAAGAAGGACGCATTCTGACTGGAGGAGAAGGAGATAGCTCTAAAGGCTACTTCGTTCAGCCGACAATCGTTGCTGATGTCGATCCGCAAGCCCGCTTGATGCAAGAAGAAATCTTCGGACCAGTTGTTGCCTTCACAAAAGCGAAGGACTTTAACGAAGCTCTTGAGATTGCCAATAACACTGAATATGGTTTGACTGGGGCTGTCATTACGACAAATCGCCTTAACATGGAAAAAGCACGCGAAGAATTCCATGTAGGGAACTTGTATTTCAACCGCGGCTGTACTGGCGCAATCGTAGGTTATCAGCCATTCGGCGGGTTCAACATGTCAGGAACTGATTCCAAGGCAGGCGGACCGGACTACTTGCAGCTTCATATGCAAGCCAAAACAACATCCGAAACATTCTGA
- the putP gene encoding sodium/proline symporter PutP, which produces MDYALIISISIYMAGMLFIGYFAYKRTSNLNDYMLGDRGLGPAVTALSAGAADMSGWLLMGMPGAMFATGLSSIWIVIGLTLGAYANWLYVAPRLRTYTEVANNSITIPAFLENRFGEGSRILRLISALVILVFFTFYVSSGMVSGGVLFQSTFGLDYHSGLWILTGVVVAYTLFGGFLAVSWTDFVQGIIMVVALVLVPIVTLFHVGGFGPSIDTPRSIDPALLNIFTGTSFLGIISLFAWGLGYFGQPHIIVRFMAISSVKEIKRARTIGMGWMIFSSIGAMLTGFIGITYYHQNGLKLADPETIFIELGEILFHPLITGFLISAILAAIMSTISSQLLVTASSLTEDIYKTFFRRTASDKELVFLGRLSVLIISIIALILSWEQNDTILGLVGYAWAGFGSSFGPLVLLSLFWKRMTRWGALAGMIVGAGTVIFWSMAGLSDTLYEMIPGFGASLIAIIVVSLLTAKPSKEVENQFEEFERTLKQ; this is translated from the coding sequence ATGGATTACGCATTAATAATTTCGATCAGCATATACATGGCTGGCATGCTTTTCATCGGTTACTTCGCTTACAAAAGGACTTCCAATTTAAATGATTATATGCTGGGCGACCGGGGTCTTGGACCTGCTGTCACTGCATTAAGCGCCGGAGCTGCGGATATGAGCGGCTGGCTTTTAATGGGTATGCCTGGTGCCATGTTCGCAACAGGACTAAGTTCCATCTGGATTGTAATCGGTCTCACGTTAGGAGCCTATGCGAACTGGCTGTATGTTGCACCAAGATTGAGAACTTATACGGAAGTCGCCAATAACTCCATTACGATCCCCGCTTTCCTGGAAAATCGCTTTGGAGAGGGCTCACGGATCTTAAGGCTCATTTCGGCATTGGTTATTCTCGTATTTTTCACCTTTTACGTTTCTTCCGGAATGGTATCCGGCGGAGTCTTATTCCAAAGTACATTTGGCCTTGATTACCACTCAGGTCTATGGATCTTGACAGGTGTCGTCGTCGCCTATACTTTATTCGGCGGATTCCTGGCAGTAAGCTGGACAGACTTTGTTCAAGGAATCATCATGGTCGTCGCCTTGGTTCTTGTACCGATCGTCACCCTTTTCCATGTTGGCGGTTTCGGTCCTTCGATCGACACGCCACGTTCCATTGATCCAGCTCTATTGAATATTTTCACAGGGACGAGCTTTTTAGGCATCATCTCATTATTTGCATGGGGACTGGGTTACTTCGGACAGCCGCATATCATTGTCCGCTTTATGGCGATCAGCTCTGTTAAGGAAATAAAGAGAGCCCGTACTATCGGGATGGGCTGGATGATTTTCTCCAGTATCGGTGCGATGCTGACTGGATTCATCGGAATCACTTATTATCACCAGAACGGACTCAAGTTAGCTGATCCTGAAACGATTTTCATAGAGTTAGGGGAAATACTATTCCACCCGCTTATCACTGGTTTCTTGATTTCGGCAATACTGGCGGCCATCATGAGCACGATTTCTTCGCAGCTTTTGGTTACTGCCAGCTCTTTAACGGAGGATATATACAAAACCTTCTTCCGTCGTACCGCTTCAGATAAAGAACTTGTTTTCCTTGGCAGGCTTTCCGTACTGATCATTTCGATCATCGCGCTGATCCTATCTTGGGAGCAGAATGACACGATTCTTGGACTTGTCGGGTACGCGTGGGCTGGGTTCGGTTCTTCATTCGGTCCGTTGGTCTTACTAAGCCTCTTCTGGAAACGGATGACAAGATGGGGAGCTTTAGCAGGGATGATCGTAGGTGCAGGCACTGTAATTTTCTGGTCCATGGCCGGATTATCCGATACGCTTTATGAAATGATTCCTGGTTTTGGCGCAAGCTTGATTGCCATCATAGTGGTCAGTCTTCTAACAGCGAAACCATCAAAAGAAGTAGAAAATCAATTCGAAGAATTCGAAAGAACATTAAAACAATAA
- a CDS encoding helix-turn-helix domain-containing protein has protein sequence MSLEKILTLTNINDITDMVSTYLKKPVVIENDQFLLLAYSSYYIEHFDQANRQTIFTKHWPIPILEKFMDEGIVEQLKTVEHPFRVKQIEEIGLNQRVVVSAVHKGQVFGFIWVQETEMMTDSDLEFLHEVSHHIGKLLYQKKQINMKKDEEKNEFYQKVIDEVYQTENQIKWEAANMSLLIPETFLVNVFTIAQSDAEHFDELSDTVSLFANALNHFTHVFTNQLKIIVLIGSNGKGKDLLTDSANDLTNTVLSQFNDKKVFPGIGNEYSSILQLRKSYLEALEVINAAKFIGEPEQLPFQYSKLGIFRYLEMISNHHTKTNYINTDLEILQKKDQESQTKLLQTLEIYLFNNCRIKPTAEQLYIHTNTLKYRLNQITDLTSIDFDDFHSRMQLYIDLQLIKQRS, from the coding sequence ATGTCATTAGAAAAAATCCTGACTCTCACAAACATCAACGATATAACGGATATGGTCAGCACTTATTTAAAAAAACCAGTCGTCATCGAAAATGATCAATTTTTATTGCTGGCATATAGTTCATATTATATCGAACACTTCGACCAAGCCAATCGGCAAACCATCTTCACAAAGCATTGGCCGATTCCAATTCTGGAAAAATTCATGGATGAGGGCATTGTCGAACAGCTTAAAACCGTGGAGCATCCATTCAGGGTGAAACAAATCGAGGAAATCGGATTAAATCAAAGAGTCGTTGTGAGCGCCGTTCACAAAGGACAGGTCTTCGGATTCATTTGGGTCCAAGAAACGGAAATGATGACTGATTCCGATTTGGAATTTTTACATGAAGTTTCCCATCATATCGGCAAGCTCCTTTATCAGAAAAAACAGATAAACATGAAAAAAGATGAAGAAAAAAATGAGTTTTATCAAAAGGTCATTGACGAAGTCTATCAAACGGAAAATCAAATAAAATGGGAAGCCGCCAATATGAGTCTTCTCATTCCGGAAACTTTCCTTGTCAATGTCTTTACCATCGCTCAATCCGATGCGGAACATTTCGATGAATTATCGGATACAGTCAGTCTATTCGCCAATGCATTGAATCATTTTACACATGTATTCACAAACCAATTGAAGATCATCGTCTTGATTGGCAGTAACGGAAAAGGGAAAGACCTGCTTACCGATAGCGCCAATGATTTAACGAACACCGTTCTTTCCCAATTCAATGACAAAAAGGTATTCCCGGGAATCGGAAATGAGTACTCTTCCATTCTTCAATTAAGAAAATCCTATCTCGAAGCCCTGGAAGTGATCAACGCAGCCAAGTTCATCGGTGAACCTGAACAGCTTCCCTTCCAATATAGCAAGCTTGGGATTTTCCGTTACCTCGAAATGATCTCCAACCATCATACTAAAACGAATTATATCAATACGGATTTAGAGATTCTTCAAAAGAAGGACCAGGAAAGCCAAACCAAACTCCTTCAAACACTGGAAATATATCTGTTTAACAATTGCAGGATTAAACCGACAGCTGAACAGCTATACATTCATACCAACACATTGAAATATAGATTGAATCAAATAACCGATCTTACCTCAATCGATTTTGATGACTTTCATTCAAGAATGCAACTATACATCGATTTACAGCTTATAAAGCAGAGATCTTAA
- a CDS encoding FAD-dependent oxidoreductase — MRFSNIYREETIELLKKEKYDVVVIGGGITGAGIALDATTRGMKVALVEMQDFAAGTSSRSTKLVHGGLRYLKQFEIKMVAEVGKEREIVYENGPHVTTPEWMLLPMHKGGTFGKFSTSIGLRVYDFLAGVKKAERRKMLSAEETLKREPLVKKEGLKGGGYYVEYRTDDARLTIEVMKAAVDKGATPINYTKVEKLLYDNGKVNGVQVADLLSGDSYEIYADKVINAAGPWVDSIREKDQSKKGKTLKLSKGVHVVIDQSKFPLKQALYFDTPDGRMIFAIPRAGKAYVGTTDTFYDGDPAVPTVTSEDRAYLLKSIHYMFPEVNITGDDIESSWAGVRPLILEEGKDPSEISRKDEIWESDSGLITIAGGKLTGYRKMAKTTVDLLAGKLAQQSNKTYPASSTKGMPISGGDVGGSSNFSDYIKQHIQMGVDSGLAVKDSEEILAMYGSNAPVIFDIAKSEGDGGASSGLPKKLFVQLKYALDHEMAATPVDFFFRRTGTLLFDIDLVQTHKHGVIDYMAGYFGWTESTKMERTNQLEQEISGAIRVS, encoded by the coding sequence ATGAGGTTTTCAAATATATATCGCGAAGAAACGATCGAACTTCTGAAAAAAGAGAAATATGATGTGGTTGTCATTGGCGGGGGAATTACCGGTGCAGGGATCGCCCTGGATGCAACGACCCGTGGAATGAAAGTGGCTTTGGTTGAAATGCAGGACTTTGCAGCAGGTACTTCAAGCCGCTCGACAAAACTTGTTCATGGCGGATTGCGGTATTTGAAGCAATTTGAAATAAAAATGGTTGCCGAGGTTGGTAAAGAGCGGGAAATCGTTTATGAAAATGGACCGCATGTTACCACGCCGGAATGGATGCTGTTACCGATGCACAAAGGTGGCACCTTCGGGAAATTCAGTACCTCCATTGGCCTTCGGGTATATGATTTCCTTGCGGGGGTTAAAAAAGCTGAACGCAGGAAAATGCTTTCGGCGGAGGAAACACTAAAACGGGAGCCGCTCGTTAAGAAAGAGGGACTGAAGGGCGGAGGCTATTATGTTGAATACCGGACAGATGATGCACGTCTGACGATTGAAGTGATGAAGGCGGCTGTCGATAAAGGTGCAACACCGATAAATTATACAAAAGTGGAAAAATTGTTATATGACAATGGCAAGGTGAACGGCGTCCAAGTTGCCGATTTACTTTCAGGTGATTCTTATGAAATATACGCAGACAAAGTTATTAATGCAGCAGGTCCATGGGTCGATTCCATTCGTGAGAAGGACCAATCGAAAAAAGGGAAAACGCTGAAGTTATCCAAGGGTGTTCATGTGGTCATCGACCAATCGAAATTCCCGTTGAAGCAGGCGCTTTATTTTGATACGCCTGATGGCCGGATGATTTTTGCCATCCCGAGAGCCGGTAAAGCTTATGTAGGGACTACGGACACTTTTTATGATGGTGATCCTGCAGTGCCGACCGTTACTTCCGAAGACCGTGCCTATTTATTAAAGTCGATACATTATATGTTTCCAGAAGTGAACATTACGGGTGATGATATTGAATCAAGCTGGGCTGGAGTGAGGCCGTTGATTCTTGAAGAAGGGAAAGATCCTTCCGAAATATCAAGGAAAGATGAAATTTGGGAGTCCGATTCGGGCCTTATCACGATTGCGGGAGGGAAATTGACCGGTTATCGCAAAATGGCAAAAACGACGGTCGACCTTTTGGCAGGGAAGCTTGCCCAGCAATCCAATAAAACTTACCCAGCCAGCAGTACTAAAGGAATGCCGATTTCCGGTGGGGATGTCGGGGGATCAAGCAACTTCTCCGATTATATCAAGCAACATATTCAAATGGGAGTTGACTCAGGGCTTGCAGTTAAGGACTCCGAAGAAATATTGGCCATGTACGGGTCCAACGCACCTGTGATATTCGATATCGCAAAAAGCGAAGGAGACGGAGGAGCAAGCAGTGGTCTTCCAAAGAAATTGTTCGTACAGCTAAAATACGCACTAGATCATGAAATGGCCGCAACTCCAGTGGATTTCTTCTTCCGCAGGACGGGGACGCTATTATTCGATATCGATTTAGTCCAAACGCATAAACATGGAGTAATCGATTATATGGCTGGATATTTTGGATGGACGGAATCAACAAAAATGGAGAGGACCAATCAATTGGAACAGGAAATATCGGGTGCGATTAGAGTATCTTGA
- the glpK gene encoding glycerol kinase GlpK, translating to MEKYILSLDQGTTSSRAILFNEKGEIVHSSQKEFTQHFPKPGWVEHNANEIWGSILAVIAGVLSESGVKPEQIAGIGITNQRETAVVWDKETGTPVYNAIVWQSRQTSEICDDLKEKGLNDLFRDKTGLLIDAYFSGTKVKWILDNVEGARQKADEGKLLFGTIDTWLIWKLSGGKAHVTDYSNASRTLMYNIHELKWDEELLDILTVPKSMLPEVRPSSEEYARTIEYHFFGQSIPIAGAAGDQQAALFGQACFNEGMAKNTYGTGCFMLMNTGAKAVSSEHGLLTTLAWGLNGKVEYALEGSIFVAGSAIQWLRDGLRMLHDAKDSEAYAKRVESTDGVYVVPAFVGLGTPYWDSEVRGAVFGLTRGTSKEHFIRATLESLAYQTKDVLDAMEADSGIELQTLRVDGGAVKNDFLMQFQSDLLRVPVERPIINETTALGAAYLAGLAVGYWKDQEEISRQWAVDKTFKHSMEEQNSEKLYEGWKKAVHAAMAFK from the coding sequence TTGGAAAAATACATTTTATCATTAGATCAAGGAACAACGAGTTCGCGGGCGATTTTATTTAACGAAAAGGGGGAAATCGTCCATTCCTCCCAAAAGGAATTCACGCAGCATTTCCCTAAACCAGGCTGGGTCGAGCATAACGCCAATGAGATTTGGGGATCGATCCTGGCGGTGATTGCCGGTGTACTATCTGAATCCGGTGTAAAGCCAGAGCAAATTGCCGGGATCGGGATCACCAATCAGCGTGAAACGGCAGTCGTTTGGGATAAGGAAACAGGTACCCCTGTCTATAATGCGATTGTATGGCAGTCCAGGCAAACAAGTGAAATCTGTGATGATTTGAAGGAAAAGGGACTTAATGATCTATTCCGGGATAAAACGGGATTGTTGATAGATGCTTATTTTTCCGGAACGAAAGTGAAATGGATCCTCGATAATGTGGAAGGGGCCCGGCAAAAGGCGGATGAAGGCAAGCTGTTATTCGGTACCATCGATACTTGGCTGATCTGGAAGCTATCAGGAGGCAAGGCCCATGTAACGGACTATTCCAATGCATCCCGGACATTGATGTACAATATCCATGAACTGAAATGGGATGAAGAACTGCTCGATATATTGACTGTACCAAAATCAATGCTGCCGGAAGTGAGGCCTTCCTCTGAGGAATATGCACGTACGATCGAATATCATTTCTTCGGCCAATCGATTCCGATCGCCGGGGCAGCCGGTGATCAGCAGGCAGCATTATTCGGCCAAGCCTGCTTTAATGAAGGAATGGCTAAAAACACGTATGGAACAGGCTGTTTCATGCTCATGAATACAGGAGCCAAGGCTGTCAGTTCCGAACACGGACTATTGACGACCCTTGCCTGGGGACTGAATGGGAAGGTCGAATATGCACTGGAAGGCAGTATATTCGTAGCGGGCTCCGCAATCCAATGGCTGCGCGATGGCCTGCGGATGCTTCATGATGCAAAGGACAGCGAAGCCTATGCAAAACGGGTGGAAAGTACCGATGGAGTATATGTGGTACCGGCTTTTGTAGGACTTGGAACTCCATATTGGGACAGCGAAGTGCGAGGAGCCGTTTTTGGTTTGACGCGCGGCACATCCAAAGAACATTTCATTCGTGCCACACTTGAATCACTGGCATATCAAACGAAGGATGTCCTTGATGCAATGGAGGCGGATTCAGGAATCGAGCTCCAGACATTAAGAGTGGATGGCGGGGCAGTCAAGAATGACTTCCTGATGCAATTCCAAAGCGACTTATTACGGGTGCCCGTCGAGAGGCCGATCATAAACGAAACTACAGCATTAGGAGCTGCATACTTAGCAGGCCTTGCTGTCGGGTATTGGAAGGATCAAGAAGAAATCTCCCGGCAATGGGCGGTAGACAAAACCTTTAAACACTCCATGGAAGAGCAAAATAGTGAAAAATTATATGAAGGCTGGAAAAAAGCTGTACATGCCGCTATGGCATTTAAATAA
- a CDS encoding MIP/aquaporin family protein — translation MTPFWGEVLGTMILVLFGAGIGAGSSLKGSYAKDAGWIVITIAWGLAVTMGVFAVGSISGAHLNPAVTVGFAIIGEFPWSDVPGYIVAQMIGAILGATLVFLHYLPHWKATDDPGAKLGVFATSPAIPHTFSNLLSEMIGTFILILGLLFIGANNFTEGLNPFAVGLLIVVIGMSLGGTTGYAINPARDLGPRIAHFLLPIPGKGNSNWGYSWIPVVGPIIGGSLGAVCYKAFFMGEITAGFWSVLGASLVLLILAYAFGKKQSHELESRNIAS, via the coding sequence ATGACTCCATTTTGGGGAGAAGTGTTAGGTACGATGATATTAGTTTTATTCGGAGCAGGCATTGGGGCTGGTTCATCCTTAAAGGGTTCCTATGCAAAAGATGCCGGCTGGATCGTTATCACGATTGCATGGGGATTGGCTGTTACGATGGGTGTTTTTGCAGTGGGGTCCATAAGCGGGGCGCATTTAAACCCGGCAGTCACAGTAGGGTTTGCGATTATTGGGGAATTTCCTTGGAGTGATGTGCCCGGTTACATCGTTGCCCAAATGATTGGCGCAATCCTTGGAGCAACTCTAGTATTCCTGCATTATTTGCCACACTGGAAAGCTACTGATGATCCAGGAGCGAAGCTTGGTGTGTTCGCGACTTCACCTGCGATCCCGCATACATTTTCAAATCTATTAAGTGAGATGATTGGAACTTTCATCCTTATTCTTGGTTTATTATTTATAGGTGCCAATAATTTTACAGAGGGACTAAATCCATTCGCAGTCGGGTTATTGATTGTCGTGATCGGGATGTCTCTTGGGGGAACGACAGGATACGCGATTAACCCGGCACGCGATCTGGGGCCGCGCATCGCTCACTTTTTGCTGCCAATCCCGGGTAAAGGCAATTCCAATTGGGGCTATTCATGGATTCCGGTCGTTGGACCGATTATTGGGGGTTCACTTGGTGCCGTTTGTTATAAAGCATTCTTTATGGGAGAAATAACAGCAGGATTTTGGTCTGTTTTGGGTGCAAGCCTGGTACTATTGATATTAGCCTATGCATTTGGTAAAAAACAGTCACATGAATTGGAAAGCAGAAATATTGCCAGTTAA
- a CDS encoding glycerol-3-phosphate responsive antiterminator yields MDQKILPASASMKDFERFLESSYEIGVFLDLHISQLKNVSMMAKQHNKKMIYHVDLIHGIRSDEYATEFICQEYNPYGLISTKSNVILKAKQKGVIAIQRIFLIDSHALEKSYKLVQKTKPDYIEVLPGAMPWMIKEVKERLQTPIFAGGLIRTSDEVMNALDAGASSITTSKTELWDIV; encoded by the coding sequence ATGGATCAGAAGATTTTGCCTGCTTCAGCAAGCATGAAGGATTTCGAAAGATTTTTAGAAAGTTCCTATGAAATAGGTGTGTTTCTTGATTTGCATATATCACAATTGAAAAACGTAAGTATGATGGCAAAGCAGCATAATAAGAAAATGATTTATCATGTCGATTTGATCCATGGCATAAGAAGTGATGAGTACGCGACAGAATTCATTTGTCAGGAATATAATCCATATGGGCTGATTTCAACTAAATCAAACGTTATATTGAAGGCGAAGCAAAAGGGAGTCATTGCCATCCAGCGAATCTTTTTAATAGATTCACATGCGCTTGAGAAAAGTTATAAGCTGGTGCAGAAAACCAAGCCGGATTATATCGAAGTATTGCCGGGCGCTATGCCATGGATGATAAAAGAAGTGAAGGAACGATTGCAGACACCGATTTTTGCAGGCGGCCTCATACGTACTTCGGATGAAGTCATGAACGCCCTTGATGCTGGAGCGTCGTCAATCACCACTTCCAAAACTGAATTATGGGATATCGTTTAA
- a CDS encoding 5-methyltetrahydropteroyltriglutamate--homocysteine S-methyltransferase yields MSITLTKAPFRADHVGSLLRPERLHIARKQFKEGTISAERLREVETEEINRIVEKQIEVGLEAVTDGEFRRTWWHFDFLEHLNGIEGYVTEKGLTFDGVETERYNVRNTGKVSFNPEHPFIRDFIELNKIVNGRAVAKQTIPSPNQLFAVGIHNEDIYPDIEDYANDIIKAYQHALKAFYEAGVRYLQLDDVYIARLSAPDFQFKDGKYTREQLIDLALRVINGALEGKPEDLVVTTHLCRGNYQSTWAFEGSYARIAPTLLAKETVDGFFLEYDDQRSGDFKPLEYIPNGGARVVLGVVTSKNGEIEDKEAVKARIEEASHFVPLEQLCLSPQCGFASTHHGNKLTEEQQWEKLKFVVDVAKEVWK; encoded by the coding sequence ATGTCAATCACATTAACGAAAGCACCATTCAGGGCTGATCACGTCGGAAGTTTATTAAGACCAGAACGTTTACATATTGCCAGAAAGCAATTTAAGGAAGGTACCATTTCAGCAGAGCGGCTTCGTGAAGTTGAAACCGAAGAAATCAATCGGATTGTCGAAAAACAAATTGAAGTTGGATTAGAGGCCGTGACGGATGGTGAGTTCAGACGAACATGGTGGCACTTTGACTTCCTCGAACATTTAAATGGCATCGAGGGATATGTGACTGAAAAAGGTCTCACATTCGATGGTGTGGAAACAGAGAGATATAACGTTCGCAATACCGGGAAGGTTTCATTCAATCCTGAACATCCCTTCATTCGCGATTTCATTGAATTGAACAAAATCGTGAACGGACGCGCCGTTGCCAAGCAAACCATTCCCAGCCCAAATCAATTATTTGCTGTAGGCATTCATAATGAAGACATCTACCCTGATATTGAAGACTATGCTAATGATATCATCAAAGCGTATCAGCATGCTTTGAAGGCTTTTTATGAAGCAGGTGTACGTTATCTTCAATTGGATGATGTATATATTGCCAGACTTTCAGCTCCAGATTTCCAGTTCAAAGATGGAAAATATACGAGGGAACAGTTAATCGATCTTGCACTTCGCGTAATTAATGGCGCATTGGAAGGCAAACCAGAAGACCTTGTCGTCACTACACACCTATGTCGTGGGAACTACCAGTCGACTTGGGCGTTTGAAGGAAGCTATGCCCGTATCGCCCCAACTTTATTGGCAAAAGAAACAGTGGATGGATTTTTCTTGGAATATGATGATCAACGCTCAGGAGATTTCAAACCATTGGAATACATTCCAAATGGCGGAGCACGGGTCGTACTGGGTGTCGTCACTTCAAAAAATGGAGAAATCGAAGACAAGGAAGCTGTTAAGGCACGCATTGAAGAAGCCTCGCACTTCGTTCCTCTCGAACAATTATGCTTAAGTCCGCAATGCGGCTTCGCCTCCACCCATCACGGCAACAAGCTGACCGAAGAACAGCAATGGGAAAAGCTGAAATTCGTCGTTGATGTAGCAAAAGAAGTATGGAAATGA